ATTTGAATCTCAACTTGGAGGTTATTTTAATCTACAGTCTAATATCAAGGGATCTAGTCAAAAACTGTTAACTGAAACAATAAATGAAGTTAAAGAAATTGCAAATGAAGAGGCAATTACTTtaattgaaacttttaaaGATATCGGAACCATGAAAGATATAAGAGAAATTGGGAAAcaattttacaaatattCCTGGTTCCTATATTGttcttattttattttaaatgacaTTGAgttaacaataaaattattaccattaattaaagatgtttttaataaattcattaatgatACCCTATTTAATGACATTTTACAATACGATACCAAATGTGGAGGATTAATAACATCTTCACAATATACagataattattattataatgaacataattatgattatagttattttattatatcatcAGCAATTATTGGTAAGATAGAATTgcttttattaaatgatacTAAAGTGAACAACAATGATCTTGTAAAAGactattttaataatacaGCTTATTTATGGTTAGATAATAAAGTGGTAGTTGAATGGTGTGAGAATTTAATTAGAGATTATAATAATCCTTCTGATACAGATGAATATTATCCAAGTTTTAGAACGTTTGATTGGTACCATGGCCATTCATGGTCTATTGGATTGATTGAAGGAATGAATGGTAAGGAATATTATTCAAGTGGTGAagatttaaattcattatatgcAGTCAATTTATGGGGTTTAGTtacagaaaataaaaatttaattaacaTTAGTAGAGTACAATTATCGTTGTTGAAATGTTCCATTAATAGTTATGTACAGTATTACGACATTGAACAAGATAAAATTCAACGTTATTATAACaaagataatattgaaagtaTCCCAAGGTTATTTGCAAGTAACCAAGTATGTGGAATGTTATCAGATAATAAACTTTTATATAAGAAGCTGAAAGGTTTAGAGATATCAAGCCAAAGTAAAATACATTTACAACATATACTACCAATAAATCCATTAACGAATTGGGTcagaaataatgaattcattgagaatgaatataatacagtaataaaagaattagtAAGTTCgttatcaaaaattgataaaagaGAATTACATGGTTACCAATATTCAATGAACAAAACATTCAAGACTTCATttatgataaatatttcatctaTAAGATCAAAGGAAGcatttcaatatcttttaaaaactATGCCGAAAATTAATGAACTAGATAAATCACAATCATTAACATGGGCATTATTATATGCAATGTCATTTCGTGATGCTGATTCTGAACTTAATATTCATCACGATTGAAATAAGCGGGAACCAGAATCTTTTCTATTTCATACTTTATATACAATGGTTTAAatctttatattattatacgtgtatagaaataaaatagtttGACctataaatattgaattcaattaaCATTGTTCAACATTGTGATAACTGGGGTATTGTATTGATCTCATCTTATGTGTTCCAATGAGTTGTTCTTATAATGAAACTCTGCAATAATTATCACTTCACTTCATCTTAAAAATTCTTATGAAGTTGTTCGTTCATTAAAGGAATAGGAAtaggaaaaagaaaaatatataatctCAAATCAAtactaaaatataaagcaatagtaaaatattaagaCACAAATTAGTGCTGATTtaatagatatatttaattaatatccACGAAAGCACTTCAGATAAGATCTATATTGATTTACTTGGTGTTTATTTGCTGTTTTTGTTGCTGACTTGTTTTACAAAAGACGATTGAATATTGTTGGcttaaataatttcaacGTATATTTCAGCGTCATTGCAATTATAATTGTCTCGATATGTCTGATCTGATTCAATTGCAAAGAGAATATCTAATTaagatattaaatgatattcaatctgaaaataatttgaagtTTCTGATAATTGATAATGAGATTGAACACCTTTTCAATTACATCTTTAAATCACCATCAGAATTGCTGAATTATGTAACAgcaattgataaaattgacTCCCAAAAGAGAAAGGGACAACCTGGTGTAGAtgctatatatattctagCTCCAACAaggtttaatattaattgtatTGAGGCAGAT
The nucleotide sequence above comes from Tetrapisispora phaffii CBS 4417 chromosome 3, complete genome. Encoded proteins:
- the TPHA0C00620 gene encoding uncharacterized protein (similar to Saccharomyces cerevisiae ACF2 (YLR144C); ancestral locus Anc_8.352), giving the protein MTIIGDYIKFEDLFNRKTFINKPPLSAFTKGKNEINLSKRIYNNCMPIQTNKFYSNLLINDQQNPVWVYPYSINYHKLENDNDFFGLGINCNYSSNDNKKSNSNKFINKNCVTIQNTDIKPFIFSSIDFHTKNEMFMTLSNMKQMSLQIYLKKNQSQFIWFPVVQGMGMITAVYYNLIPKLQSEIGFKSIKQIPIYFNSHLSSTNKKKLIKKYSIVLQDNSKWLLYTTERYLVNSPENVINCLRIKDYHTIVGNLYSKGTIFQLIPDIFTNLKDVEEVDYSIGCYPIDCVLKFSNNDDYKDDNDYITTEKNNDINSKCVNNISDAKQNESYLMYDYQLGGHNNSEIPLIFILPHHQKLIDHNSMSKFKINSFVNSPVLGSMIGYLSSKIILKLTLPKENPFESQLGGYFNLQSNIKGSSQKLLTETINEVKEIANEEAITLIETFKDIGTMKDIREIGKQFYKYSWFLYCSYFILNDIELTIKLLPLIKDVFNKFINDTLFNDILQYDTKCGGLITSSQYTDNYYYNEHNYDYSYFIISSAIIGKIELLLLNDTKVNNNDLVKDYFNNTAYLWLDNKVVVEWCENLIRDYNNPSDTDEYYPSFRTFDWYHGHSWSIGLIEGMNGKEYYSSGEDLNSLYAVNLWGLVTENKNLINISRVQLSLLKCSINSYVQYYDIEQDKIQRYYNKDNIESIPRLFASNQVCGMLSDNKLLYKKLKGLEISSQSKIHLQHILPINPLTNWVRNNEFIENEYNTVIKELVSSLSKIDKRELHGYQYSMNKTFKTSFMINISSIRSKEAFQYLLKTMPKINELDKSQSLTWALLYAMSFRDADSELNIHHD